A window of the Eleutherodactylus coqui strain aEleCoq1 chromosome 8, aEleCoq1.hap1, whole genome shotgun sequence genome harbors these coding sequences:
- the NDUFB3 gene encoding NADH dehydrogenase [ubiquinone] 1 beta subcomplex subunit 3 — protein sequence MGHGHEGHGHEGHGHGKMPIPDYTKWKIEGTPLESVQKRLAKKGLRDPWLRNEAWRYMGDFAKPITIGNVIFRGFKYGFAAFVVALGIEYAFFPPKKNDGHH from the exons ATGGGCCACGGACATGAAGGCCACGGCCATGAGGGCCACGGGCACGGGAAGATGCCCATACCAGATTACACAAAATGGAAAATAGAGGGAACCCCTCTGGAAAGTGTCCAAAAGAGGCTTGCTAAGAAGGGACTGAGGGACCCGTGGCTGAG gaatgaagCTTGGAGGTACATGGGAGACTTTGCTAAACCAATTACAATAGGCAACGTTATCTTCAGAGGATTCAAATACGGGTTTGCGGCTTTTGTTGTGGCACTTGGTATAGAATACGCTTTCTTTCCTCCCAAGAAAAATGATGGTCACCACTAA